A genomic region of Candidatus Cloacimonadota bacterium contains the following coding sequences:
- the gap gene encoding type I glyceraldehyde-3-phosphate dehydrogenase, with protein sequence MINVGINGFGRIGRLVFRVMMQRKNIKVVAVNDITDAKTLAQLLKYDSTHGKFPGTVEEQDGSLIVDGIVIKVYAIKDPAELPWKELGVDVAVESTGIFRKREQIEKHLQAGAKKVLLTVPAKDEIDATIVLGVNDYMLKPEDKIVSNASCTTNCLAPVVKVLNDNFKVKYGLMTTVHAYTNDQKILDSPHKDLRRARTAASNIIPTTTGAAKAAGKVIPELNGKLDGMAMRVPVHDGSIVDFVCLLEKEVTEEEINLAMKKAAMKEMKGILEYSEEPLVSTDIIGNPHSSIFDAQLTKVMGGNFVKVISWYDNEWGYSNRVVDLIEKIM encoded by the coding sequence ATGATTAATGTTGGCATAAATGGATTTGGAAGGATCGGGCGGCTTGTTTTCCGTGTAATGATGCAGCGCAAAAATATCAAGGTCGTTGCTGTTAATGATATCACGGATGCAAAGACCCTTGCCCAGCTTCTGAAATATGATTCTACTCACGGTAAATTTCCGGGCACGGTCGAAGAACAAGACGGATCGCTTATTGTAGACGGGATAGTTATAAAAGTCTATGCAATAAAAGACCCGGCTGAACTTCCGTGGAAGGAACTCGGTGTGGATGTAGCTGTAGAATCCACTGGCATATTCCGTAAAAGAGAACAGATCGAAAAACATCTTCAGGCAGGTGCAAAAAAGGTTTTACTTACAGTTCCTGCAAAAGATGAGATCGACGCAACGATCGTCCTAGGTGTTAATGATTATATGCTCAAACCCGAAGACAAGATCGTATCCAATGCATCGTGTACGACCAACTGCCTTGCACCAGTAGTAAAAGTATTGAACGATAATTTTAAGGTGAAGTACGGACTCATGACAACCGTGCATGCATACACGAATGACCAAAAAATCCTCGATTCACCACATAAAGACCTGCGTAGGGCAAGAACTGCCGCTTCAAATATTATTCCAACGACGACCGGCGCTGCCAAAGCTGCAGGAAAGGTAATACCTGAACTTAATGGTAAACTCGACGGAATGGCAATGCGCGTGCCGGTTCATGACGGCTCTATTGTAGATTTCGTCTGTCTGCTTGAAAAAGAAGTAACAGAAGAAGAAATAAACCTTGCAATGAAGAAAGCGGCTATGAAAGAGATGAAGGGTATTCTTGAATATTCTGAAGAACCTCTCGTCTCCACAGATATTATTGGGAATCCTCATTCAAGCATCTTCGATGCACAACTCACCAAAGTTATGGGTGGTAATTTCGTAAAAGTAATTTCATGGTATGATAACGAATGGGGTTACTCAAACAGGGTTGTCGATCTTATTGAGAAGATAATGTAG